From Fusarium oxysporum f. sp. lycopersici 4287 chromosome 10, whole genome shotgun sequence, the proteins below share one genomic window:
- a CDS encoding succinate-semialdehyde dehydrogenase (NADP+) gives MAESYHKEVIAGLKDKSLFIQDAFVDGKWVSKENKFDVFEPSTATVLGQVANCTLEDFQTAIKSADAAQTKYFESTTGASRGALLRKWYDLVLSHQEDLAKILSLENGKTYAEALGEVIYSASFISWFAEEATRSYGVTIPSSSPHTTLMTIREPVGVCGIITPWNFPAAMITRKIAPALAAGCSVVIKPPSETPYSALAFTKLAIEAGLPPATIQVLPTRDRQAATELCTNPLVKKISFTGSTGVGKYLAKLATGTLKKVSLELGGNAPFIVFEDADLDLAAEGAMFCKFRCSGQTLCLRQPTLCPEECRQGVHCQARREGQRPEDGRRSRQVHHPRSPRQQICCRQGQGAHCRCHLQGRQDRHRRQHPRQPRILPPAHRPHWRHTRNGRRQGRDIRSPCPCL, from the exons ATGGCTGAGAGCTACCACAAGGAGGTCATTGCTGGC CTTAAGGACAAGAGCCTTTTCATCCAGGATGCTTTCGTCGATGGAAAATGGGTCTCCAAGGAGAACAAGTTCGATGTCTTCG AGCCCTCCACTGCCACCGTCCTCGGCCAAGTTGCCAACTGTACGCTCGAAGATTTCCAGACTGCCATCAAGAGCGCCGATGCTGCCCAGACAAAGTACTTTGAGAGCACAACTGGTGCCAGTCGTGGCGCCCTTCTGAGGAAGTGGTATGACCTGGTTCTCTCTCACCAGGAGGACC TCGCCAAGATCCTCTCTCTCGAGAACGGAAAGACATACGCCGAAGCCCTGGGTGAGGTTATCTATTCTGCCAGCTTCATCTCCTGGTTCGCTGAGGAGGCCACTCGATCCTACGGTGTCACCATCCCCTCATCCTCTCCTCATACCACCCTCATGACCATCCGGGAGCCCGTCGGTGTTTGCGGCATCATCACCCCCTGGAACTTCCCCGCCGCCATGATCACCCGCAAGATTGCTCCCGCTCTGGCTGCCGGATGCTCCGTCGTCATCAAGCCCCCCTCCGAGACTCCCTACTCCGCTCTTGCTTTCACCAAGCTCGCCATCGAGGCCGGCCTTCCTCCTGCCACTATCCAGGTTCTTCCCACTCGCGACCGCCAGGCTGCTACTGAGCTGTGCACAAACCCTCTCGTCAAGAAGATATCTTTCACTGGTTCTACTGGCGTTGGAAAGTACCTTGCCAAGCTTGCTACTGGTACCTTGAAGAAGGTCAGCCTGGAGCTTGGTGGAAACGCCCCTTTCATTGTCTTTGAGGATGCTGATCTTGACCTCGCTGCCGAGGGCGCCATGTTCTGCAAGTTCCGATGCTCTGGTCAAACCCTGTGTCTG CGCCAACCGACTCTATGTCCAGAAGAGTGTCGCCAAGGAGTTCACTGCCAAGCTCGTCGAGAAGGTCAACGCCCTGAAGATGGGCGGCGGTCTCGACAAGTCCACCACCCAAGGTCCCCTCGTCAACAAATCTGCTgtcgacaaggtcaaggagcaCATTGCCGATGCCACCTCCAAGGGCGCCAAGATCGCCACCGGCGGCAGCACCCCCGACAGCCCCGGATTCTTCCACCAGCCCACCGTCCTCACTGGCGTCACACAAGAAATGGCCGTCGCCAAGGACGAGACATTCGGTCCCCTTGCCCCTGTCTTTGA
- a CDS encoding hypothetical protein (At least one base has a quality score < 10), whose amino-acid sequence MSTTEPSKDDVAKSPDVEKAKDNANSVDGQELKFTPEEEEALVKESTVSKEEANTLFSAKKYQEALDKYDDAINSCPKYLHYPRAVIYSNIAACHIQLEDWKEAIKSASDSLKALEKLEQSDPRLSSDGKKSDEEKEKKEDDDVEEEIISSGASRAAPVPSADDGELKALQANIQRIRCKALMRRARGRSEAGGWHNLAGAEEDCKALAAKPESLAPADLRVVRKQLRDLPPRVKAAQEKEMGEMWGKLKDLGNGILKPFGLSTNNFQMVKDEKTGGYSMNFQPGGSS is encoded by the exons ATGAGCACAACCGAGCCCAGCAAAGATGATGTGGCCAAGTCGCCGGACGTCGAAAAAGCGAAAGACAACGCCAATTCTGTAGATGGACAGGAGCTAAAGTTCAcaccagaagaggaagaa GCTTTAGTGAAGGAGTCAACTGTGTCCAAAGAGGAGGCGAACACTTTGTTTTCTGCCAAGAAGTACCAAGAAGCTCTGGACAAATACGACGATGCAATCAACTCCTGTCCTAAATATCTACATTATCCACGCGCAGTCATCTACAGTAACATTGCCGCCTGCCATATCCAACTTGAGGATTGGAAGGAGGCCATAAAGTCAGCTTCTGACTCCCTTAAAGCgctggagaagcttgagcaGAGTGACCCTCGACTGAGCTCTGACGGCAAAAAGtctgatgaagagaaagagaagaaggaagacgacgatgttgaagaggagataATCAGCAGTGGTGCTTCACGTGCCGCTCCAGTACCCAGTGCAGACGATGGGGAGCTCAAGGCACTTCAGGCCAATATTCAACGCATTCGATGCAAAGCTCTCATGCGAAGAGCCCGCGGTCGTTCAGAGGCTGGCGGTTGGCATAATCTTGCTGgtgcagaagaagactgtAAAGCACTTGCCGCCAAACCTGAAAGCTTGGCCCCGGCAGATCTTCGAGTAGTTCGGAAGCAATTACGAGACTTACCTCCTCGCGTCAAAGCAGCACAAGAGAAAGAGATGGGTGAGATGTGGGGTAAGCTGAAAGATCTTGGAAACGGCATCTTGAAGCCATTTGGATTGAGCACGAACAACTTCCAGATGGTCAAGGACGAGAAGACCGGAGGCTACAGTATGAATTTTCAGCCTGGGGGAAGCTCTTGA
- a CDS encoding 23S rRNA (-N6)-methyltransferase, producing MGGKRKASQDLRGHSLPVDQTLTLEGPPEDAKSRDSHFAELYSKAPDFQQLALQDADFARLWEKHKTDFFNDPECVMQLTKSLLKLDFGLKLELPDDRLCPPVLNRHNYLMWLKGLLDSTSYEKQDRKIVGLDIGTGASCIYPLMGCTERDWDFIATDIDPKSLEYARKNVALNGLDNRIKVVERKPTDALIPLDDLNVNSISFTMSNPPFYKSEEELLESAKQKSRPPFTACTGAKVEMVTDGGEVEFVDRMLKESLALQERVQWYTSMFGFLTSLIEFVDKLREHKIDNYGVTEFIQGSKTRRWAVAWSFGNMRPAQSVARGIKTAVSKNVLPEITEERVVDIPLQEKIGDFADRFRSELEKLDLITWEWDTERLEGIGRAAGRVWARAWRRRKQRGGTEDQKVVDVKCEFAFKVSIRVGKDDVAVHCRWLEGHNPVTFESFRGYLKKTARSNINPQSTENKA from the exons ATGGGCGGCAAACGCAAAGCCTCACAAGACCTTCGGGGTCACTCGCTCCCTGTCGACCAAACGTTGACCCTTGAAGGTCCCCCAGAAGATGCAAAATCTCGAGATAGTCACTTTGCCGAGCTATACTCAAAAGCGCCAGACTTTCAGCAGCTTGCTCTTCAAGATGCAGATTTTGCGCGATT GTGGGAGAAACACAAAACTGATTTCTTCAATGATCCGGAATGTGTCATGCAATTGACGAAATCACTTCTCAAGCTGGACTTCGGACTGAAGCTTGAACTCCCTGACGATCGACTATGCCCTCCT GTTCTCAACCGGCACAACTATCTCATGTGGCTAAAAGGCCTCCTTGACAGCACTTCTTATGAGAAACAGGATAGGAAAATCGTTGGATTAGACATTGGTACTGGCGCAAGTTGCATATATCCTTTGATGGGTTGCACTGAACGTGATTGGGACTTTATCGCCACTG ACATCGATCCAAAAAGCCTCGAGTATGCTCGCAAGAACGTGGCGCTGAACGGCCTCGATAACAGGATCAAAGTCGTGGAGCGAAAGCCAACCGATGCCCTAATTCCGCTCGATGATCTAAATGTTAACAGCATTTCTTTCACCATGTCAAACCCACCTTTCTATAAATCCGAAGAAGAGTTACTGGAGAGCGCGAAGCAAAAGTCTCGCCCGCCTTTTACAGCATGTACAGGAGCTAAGGTTGAGATGGTGACCGACGGCGGCGAAGTCGAGTTTGTTGATCGCATGCTCAAAGAGTCGCTCGCCCTTCAAGAACGTGTGCAGTGGTACACATCCATGTTCGGATTTCTCACAAGCTTGATCGAGTTTGTGGACAAATTGAGAGAACACAAAATCGACAATTATGGTGTCACGGAGTTTATTCAGGGCAGCAAAACAAGGAGATGGGCTGTTGCATGGAGTTTCGGAAACATGAGACCAGCCCAATCAGTTGCACGCGGCATCAAAACAGCAGTTTCAAAAAACGTGCTTCCAGAGATCACAGAAGAGAGAGTCGTCGATATACCCCTTCAAGAGAAAATTGGCGACTTTGCAGATCGTTTTCGATCTGAACTCGAGAAGCTGGACTTGATCACCTGGGAATGGGACACTGAGCGCCTGGAAGGGATCGGACGAGCAGCAGGTCGCGTCTGGGCACGAGCTTGGCGTCGTAGAAAGCAAAGAGGGGGGACTGAAGACCAAAAGGTGGTAGACGTAAAGTGCGAGTTTGCTTTCAAGGTTTCCATACGGGTTGGTAAGGATGATGTGGCAGTCCATTGTCGATGGCTTGAAGGTCACAATCCTGTCACTTTCGAGAGTTTCAGGGGATATCTGAAGAAGACTGCACGATCTAACATCAATCCTCAGAGCACCGAGAACAAAGCATAG